One stretch of Gopherus flavomarginatus isolate rGopFla2 chromosome 2, rGopFla2.mat.asm, whole genome shotgun sequence DNA includes these proteins:
- the LOC127045593 gene encoding beta-Ala-His dipeptidase-like: MYLTSACGYLLFNIANFVLNLQILALSVIMLLFEAGVSSGLENQIFQYIDLHQNEFIQTLKEWVAVESDSIQPELRQEVTRMVELTADRLRAMGITVELVKLGSHKLPDGQSLPLPPLILAELGKDPQKPTVCFYGHVDVQPAKKEDGWKTDPYTLTEIDGNLYGRGATDNKGPVLAWINAVESFRALKLDIPVNLKFIIEGMEEAGSLGLEEIIKKENQRFFSDVDYIVISDNLWLSNRKPALTYGTRGNICFSVEVRCGERDLHSGSFGGIIHEPMTDLIALLDSLVDTSGRILIPGVYDDVASLTEEEKKLYEAIEFDLEEYKNNSDVKKFRYDTKEEILSHLWRYPSLSIHGIEGAFHEPGIKTVIPAKVIGKFSIRQVPHMDISVGEHQVIKYLEDVFSKRNSPNKLKVSVPISAMPWVADINDPLYTAARMAIKTVFGQDPEMIRDGATIPIAQTFQNITRKSVMMLPIGAADDAEHSQKEKISRHNYIQGTKLFATLFLEIAKLHGQLQEASNTTTTN; the protein is encoded by the exons ATGTACCTGACAAGTGCTTGTGGGTATCTTCTCTTCAATATAGCAAATTTTGTCTTGAACTTGCAGATATTGGCTCTTTCTGTTATCATGCTGCTTTTTGAAGCAGGAGTGTCCTCAGGCTTGGAGAATCAGATCTTCCAATACATTGATCTTCATCAAAATGAATTTATTCAG ACCCTTAAGGAATGGGTAGCAGTGGAAAGTGATTCTATTCAGCCAGAGCTAAGACAAGAAGTAACACGAATGGTGGAATTAACAGCAGACAGGCTTCGAGCTATGGGAATCACTGTGGAGTTAGTGAAGTTGGGCTCCCACAAG CTGCCTGATGGCCAGAGCCTTCCGTTGCCTCCTCTAATTCTAGCAGAACTTGGTAAAGATCCACAAAAACCCACTGTATGTTTCTATGGACATGTGGATGTACAACCTGCCAAAAAAGAAGATGGATGGAAAACTGACCCCTACACACTGACTGAAATTGATG gaaatctTTATGGGCGTGGAGCAACAGATAACAAAGGACCTGTCTTGGCCTGGATAAATGCAGTGGAATCATTCAGAGCACTAAAATTA GACATACCAGTAAACCTCAAGTTCATTATTGAAGGTATGGAAGAAGCAGGATCTCTTGGACtagaggaaataattaagaaagaaaatcAGCGTTTTTTCTCTGATGTTGACTATATTGTGATTTCGGATAACCTTTGGCTTAGCAACAGGAAACCAGCCCTCACGTATGGGACTCGGGGAAACATCTGCTTCTCTGTGGAG GTACGGTGTGGGGAGAGAGATCTTCATTCAGGAAGTTTTGGAGGCATCATTCATGAACCAATGACTGATCTAATAGCTCTGCTTG ATAGCCTTGTGGATACATCAGGTCGTATTTTGATCCCTGGAGTCTATGATGACGTTGCTTCCCTTACGGAAGAGGAGAAGAAGTTGTATGAAGCAATTGAATTTGATctagaggaatataaaaataatagtgaTGTGAAAAAATTCCGATATGACACTAAG GAGGAAATACTTAGTCACCTGTGGCGTTACCCCTCTCTCTCTATTCATGGGATTGAAGGAGCTTTTCATGAACCAGGAATAAAAACAGTTATACCCGCAAAAGTAATAGGAAAATTTTCAATTCGGCAAGTCCCTCACATGGACATTTCAGTCGGAGAACATCAG GTGATAAAATATTTAGAGGATGTTTTCTCTAAGAGAAACAGCCCAAACAAACTGAAGGTGTCTGTGCCAATAAGTGCAATGCCATGGGTTGCTGACATAAATGATCCTCTTTATACAGCAGCAAGAATGGCAATCAAAACAg TTTTTGGACAAGATCCAGAAATGATCCGGGATGGCGCAACAATTCCGATTGCCCAAACGTTCCAGAATATAACAAGGAAGAGTGTGATGATGCTTCCAATTGGAGCAGCTGATGATGCAGAGCATTCCcaaaaagagaaaataagcag